From Fulvivirga lutea:
CTTTTTGCATGGACGTTTTGAAGTGATCTTTTACTTCAATAAGAGATCCTTTAAGAATTTTCCTGACTGATTGAATATCATGATTGTAGTCACTTTCAGATTGCAAACCTTCACATGGACCAAGGCAATTACCAATGTGATACTCGAGACATACTTTGAATTTTTTCTGTTCTATATTCTTCTTGCTAAGATGCAGCTTACATGTTCTGATGGTATATAATTTTCTGATAAGATCCAGAACAGTATTCATTGCCACTACACTTGAATAAGGTCCAAAATACTCACCTTTATCTTTATTTAGTTTACGGGTTGTGATGATACGCGGGAACCGTTCTTTTGTAATACAGATGTAAGGGAACGTTTTATCATCCTTTAAAAGAATGTTGTACTTAGGCTGGTTTTGCTTTATTAGATTATTTTCCAACAAAAGAGCATCCACTTCATTATTAACAATAGTGAAGTCGAATTTGACAATTTCTGAAACTAATTTTCTAGTTTTTCTATTATGTCCCTGAAGTTTGTTGAAATAGGAATAAACCCTCTTTTTTAAGTCTTTAGCTTTACCTACATAGATTAATTGACTCTCTTTATTGTAAAATTTGTAGACGCCTGGTTCATGCGGAATAACATCTTTACGTTCAATAGAATAACCTGCTGATTGCATGTTATTGAATACTATTTGGATCCCAAGGTTCTTCCTCTAATACTATACTATCAGACTTATTAGTGGCATATTTGCTGCAGTCCAACGTCACATCAATACCTCCAGGAGGCTGTTGGAACCTTCCTTTTTCATATCCTAATTCTTCAGATTCATATACCTGTCGCATGAACTTATCCCAAATTGGTCTGGCGGTTTTACTGCCTTGTCCTAAATACCAACTCCTAAAATGGATGCTGCGCTCATCGCCACCTACCCAAACGCCTGTTACAAGGTCTTTGGTAACCCCCATATACCAACCGTCAGAAGCATTATTTGTTGTTCCAGTTTTACCGCCAATTTCATTATCTATTTTAAGCTCCATACTTAGCCCTTGCGAAGTGCCACCTCTTTCTTCAACTCCACCTCGTAGCATGTAGAGCATTTTATAAGCATTTTGTTGGCTAATAGCTTGTCTTGTCTTTGGCACAAAGTTCTCTATAACGTTACCATTTTTGTCTTCAATACGGGTTATGTAATATGGTTCAGTATGTATTCCCATATTAGCAAATGTGCTGTAAGCACCAACCAACTCGAATACGGAGACATCATTTACACCTAAACATAATGAAGGTACAGCCTCAAGTTCACTTTCAATACCCACCCTATGAGCAAAGTCGACAACATTTCTTGGCTGAATTTCTTTCATTAAATAGGCAGTAATAGTATTTACTGATCTGGCCATGCCTTGTCTGATCGTCATTTTCTCACCACTTCCATAGGTTCCATCAGCGTTAGGTGGTGACCATGTTGGCGGATCACCCACTACTTGAAAAGTAACCATGGCGTCAGTAACTTCATAACAAGGGGGATAGCCATTTTCTATTGCAGCTCCATAAACAAAAGGTTTAAAAGTTGAACCTGGTTGTCGTTTACCTTGTCTTACGTGATCATACTTAAAATATTTATGATTGATTCCACCCACCCAGGTTTTAATATGACCTGTGTGCGGGTCCATAGACATCATTCCTGCATGAAGGAAATGCTTATAGTATTTCACAGAATCTAAAGGTGATAAAGTGGTATCTATTTCACCATCCCAGGAGAAGACCGTCATTGGTTTTGGTGTATTCATTATAATGTTAATGGAATCATTGCCTTTTCCATATTTGGCAACCAGTTGATTATAATGTGGAGTCTGTTTAAATCTGCTCTCAAGAAAATTAGGAATTTCTCTGCCATCTAAATCTCTCCAGGGATTTTTACCTTTCCAGTGCTCATTAAATACTTTTTGCAACTCAGTCATGTGGCTTTTAACAGCTTCTTCTGCCATTCGCTGCATTCTGCTATCTATTGTTGTATAGATTTTTAAACCATCTTCATATAGATCGTAGCCATGATTTCTCGCCCACAATGTAAGTTCATATTTAATCATCGACCTAAAATAGGTGGCCAACCCGGTATTGTGATTTGCCACATCATAAGAAGTTAAATCTATAGGAGATTGCAAAAGAGAATCGAATTCAGTCTTCGTGAGATGGCCGTGCCTGTATATTTTACCTAATACTTGATTTCGCTTTTTAAAAGATCTATCGTAGTTGTAAACAGGGCTAAAGGCGGTTGTGCCTTGTAAAAGACCAATTAAAACAGCAGATTCCTGATAATTCAACTCTGAGGGACTTTTTGCAAAGAACGTTTCTGACGCAGTTTTTATTCCATAGGCGTTACTTCCAAATGACACAGTATTCAAATACATGGCCATGATCTCCTTTTTTGTAAAGTTTTTTTCTAACCGTGCCGCGATGATCCACTCTTTGGTTTTGATAACCACCTGCCTCAGACCAGGCACTTTATATAAGTGACCTTCATTTTCGGTCATGGTCTTAAACAGGTTTTCTGCTAACTGCATTGTGATGGTACTTCCACCTCCCGCATATTGGAAGGTTAAAACACCAGTTACCGCTCTTAATAAACCTTTCAAATCGATACCTGAATGTTCGTTGTATCTGTGATCTTCTGATGCGAGCAACGTATTAACTAAGTCCTCTGAAAGTTCATCATAAGTAACCTGACTTCTGTTAAATCGATAGTATCTACCTAAAGAAACTCCATCAGAAGATATTAATTCGGAGGATAAATCATTTTCCGGGTTTTCTAGTGATTTTAAACTTGGCATTCCACCATATAGCCCACCTAAATCTATGCTTACCGTATAGATATACGTAGGGAGCCCTACCAAAAGTAGAAAAACCACAATCCACATTATTCTTATGGCCCACTTTACCTTTTTACTTGGTGTCTTTATCTTCTCAATTAGTTCCATTCAGGTAGTTCTTTGTAAAAAATGATAGATATGTATCTATCTCCTTACTTTGATAGAATATGTTAAAGTTATCTTTAGTAATCACAAATTTATAAAACTTTGAATCACGTATAGGTTCCTTAATTGGATCTTGTTTTAAAAAGCTGTTATAGTAGCTCAAGGCTTCCTGTTTATCCTCGAAATCTGATACTAATATTAGTGCATACTCATCGTTCAAGATTAAATTACTCGTTTTCAACCCATCAAATTGGCTGGATGTATTAAATGAGTTAATTGCGTTAGTGATAGGATCGGATAAGTTTGATTTTATCTCATAAGCCAGAACAAAATAGTGCCACTGCTCAAGATATTGAACATATTGTGTACCCAATCTTTTTCTTTTCTTTTCCTGAAAACTTCTCGATGATTCAAGCAGTTTTTCTGCATAAGGTTTCAATTCGCTATCAGGATAATTTGTAATGAATTCTCCCAATTCGTATTGGTACAATGTTATATCTTCCGTTTTTCCTATTAAAAGAACCTTTAACAATTGAAGATTGGCTGTAAATAAGGCTTCATCGTATTTATTGAGTGCCTGATCTATAATGTACCTTGAAGTATCGATTTTATCCTGTTGATAATATTTGTATGCTATTTCGTAAACCTTTTTAAGTTTTTCATTAGCAACTGTACTTTCTTCGGTATAATTCGGATTTTCTATGAGTTTGGCATAAATGCTATTTGGAAACTTAGATAGAATGTTTGCCTTATATGTTTCATTTCTTGGATCATCAAATGATTTATAAATAAGATAAAGTTGATACCAGGCCTCAGCCAAATATTCTGTTTTAGGAAATCTATTTGTTAATGTTTCAAATGCACCAGCAGCATTTAAATCTTCCTCTAACTGAAACTTATAAATATTGCCAAGTTTATAGTAAGCATTTTCAATCTTTGACAATGATTCTGCTCGTGCTTCCTCAGAAAATGGAATGGCAGCATACATTTGATCGAACTTGTTAGCTGAACTCACTCGCTCTATTGAATCTGTATTAACCACCACATCTTGTGGCCTAACAACATCACTAAGGTTCGTTTCATTATAACTCTGTGCGCTAGATTTATTACTTCTTCGCCAATTGTCTTCAAGGGGTCTGTTACCCCATATTCTAATGAATTCCGCCTGGCCCTGAGCTACAGCTGAAGGGTTGCCAAAATACCAGGCTGTTGAACTTATGCCAGAGTTTTGATTAAAATTGTTAAACTGCCTGGTGCGTCTTTGCTCACGTTTGAGCCGTTCTTCTTCAGCTTGTTTTTTGGCCTTTTCCTCTTCAATAATGGTATTCAATTTTGCAGATAATGTCGCAGTATCTAATTCGGATAACATCAGAAGGCTATCCTGCAACTCTATAGTATTTAATTGCTTTACAAATTCATTTAAAATATCTTTTCTCTCTTTAATTTTTTCTATGTTCTCATAATCTGGTGGCAGAGATTGAACAGCGCTATCGTAATAAGCCTGAGCGAGTTCATAATTTCTGATACTATCATAGTAAACTTCACCTAAACGCAGAAAAGACTGCCCCTTTTGTCTAGGGTTTGATATGCTGTTTTCAACTGAAGATTTATAGTATTCAATAGCCTTATCTAAATTATTCTGCTTGAATTCAAACTGCGCCATTTCATAATAAATCTTGTCTTTATACTCTTTGTTTTTGGAGTCTTTTAACAACGTATTCAAAAGTTTGCGGGCAGCTTTTACATCACTTGATTTACCCAATTGAGTCACCTGAGCCATATTTAACCTACAGTAAAAGTCAAGTTCGTATTCAGGGTTACTAGCAAGACACTTTTTATAATAATTGAAAGCCTCAGCATCAAATCCAAGTTTTTGGTAGATCTGGCCTATGATGAAATAGATTCTACCTTTGCCGTCTTTCTTTTTGAGCATTGGAGCAGCCTTCACTAAATTTTCAACCATCTTATCATAATTCTCAACTACCTGATAATGGTGTGCTTTGTTGATATGCAGTAATTTCTGGTTTTTCTTGTTAAGTGTTTCTTTTTTAATGTAGTCCTCAACAGCTACAGCGTTTTCGAATTCCTTAGAGTCTACAAAAACCCTTAATAATCGAGCGAGGGCTTCATGTCTTGCATCATCGTCTTCACTTTTAGTATTAACGAATTTGTATGTTTCAATGGCGTTCACATACTCCAGGCTATAATGTCGGGCTCGACCTATGTAAATGTAGCTGTCATCTACCCATTTACTGTTCTTATGTCGCTGAATAGCGATAGAAGCTTTTTTTATGCAGTCATCAATCTGTTCCTGATAGGTGTTGGCTAAGGCCGTATCTATTTTAGGATAAATTTTAAGAACATTATTATAGTCGTTGTCATAGTTATCCTTTAAGATGGCTTCTACCTCTTTAATCCTTTTTTTTGCGTAGTAATATGCATTATACCGGGCGGTGGTATTATGGTAAGTTTTGCTTAAAATATTCTTTCTTTCAGCAGAACAAGAGAAAAGAAAGATGATTAAGCAGAGGTAAAAGAAGTAAGCAAAGGGAGATTTGGCCAGCAAATTTTATAATGGTTTTATTCTATGTGTAATGAAACGCAAAATTCAGGATAATTAATACATTAATAGTTTATAATATCTATTTTTGCCGTCCTTCAAATTTAAAGAAATAATCGATTTGAGAGCGAGAAAGACACTTTCAAGCTGGCTGGTGAACAGATACTTACTCATTATTAGAAATGAGGAGAATTTTGCAGAGAAAACTACTTTTAGTTTTACCTATGCGAAGGTAATTCTATTAATAGTTACCATTTTCATTTTGTTAATGGCATTATGTCTTTTTTTAGTGAATACCTTATTAGCACAGTGGTTTGATCCTCGACACGCTCAGATGGAAGCCAATAAGAAGCTTTATGAGCTAAATGTTAAAGTAGATTCTTTGGCACAAGAGGTAGAAGAAAAAGACAAATTCATACTCAATTTTCAGCGTGTGCTTAGCGGAGATACTACTGGAGCATTTGATAATTATGAAACCAATATTGAGGAGGAAAATGAGCCGCTTACGTCAGCTGTAGATGTAGCCAAACTTTCTCCAGTAGATTCTCAGTTCAGACAGGAGTTTGAGCAAACAGATTTATCCTTATTGAATTTCACCAATGCGCCTTCAAATGAACTACAAGAGATATTTTTCTTCCCGCCCATTAGTGTTGGCGGGTTTATCTCTAAAGGTTATAAGGTAAGGGAAGGTCATTTTGGGGTAGATATTGTTGCAAAAAAGAACGAACCTATAAAATGTGTAGCCGATGGCACCGTTATAATGGCATCATGGACTCAGGATTCTGGCTATGTAATAGCTGTGCAGCATAGAGGCAACCTCATCTCCGTTTACAAGCATAATGCCGAATTATTGAAAAAAGTTGGTAATTTTGTAAATGCAGGTGAAATAATCTCTATTATTGGTAACACAGGAGAGTTAACTGACGGGCCACATTTGCATTTTGAGCTATGGTATAATGGCAATTCAGTAAACCCTGAAGAATTTATAACTTTTTAAACTCAATAAGATGTTTGCTTCAAAAGAAGATCATAAGGTAGCAGAAGAAATTAGTAACTCGAGCAATATTATTGGTAAGGGTACTGTTCTTGAAGGAGATATTGAAACCTTTGGTAATATCAGAATAGAAGGTAAAATTATTGGCAATGTTAAAACCAAGTCAAAAATTGCCCTAGGCCAGTCTTCCCACGTTGAAGGAAACATTTTAGCCCAAAATGCTGAAGTTGCAGGTGAGGTTAAAGGCAAAATCGAAGTAACAGATATTTTGATTTTAAAACCTACAGCAGTGATCCATGGAGATATTATTACCAACAAAATTATTGTGGAATCTGGAGCAACATTCAACGGTGGTTGTAAAATGGGCACCATGAATAAAGAAATTAAAATCGGAGATCATGGGCAAAACCCCGCCCTCAAACCCCAGGGAGCCAAAGCAGTATAATTCATTTCTAAAGTATACCGGATTAGCCATACAAATGGGTGTGGTTATATATTTAGGTAATCTTTTAGGTGTGTACTTAGATGAGAAGTATGAGAACGTGAATGGACTCTACGAAAAGCTAGTAACCCTTGTAACTGTATTTTTGTCGATAATTATGGTAATTAGACAAGTAATAGGAGATAGTCGTGATTAAGCGCTTACTTAGTTTTAATATTATCTCAGCCATACTGGGCATACTGGTTTTTGTAATTCATGGATATGTTTTAAGTAATCTTGATACTGTACTTTCATATTCATTAGCGGGGGCTTATGTTTTTTTTCAACTTTACTTTACCCTCTTCAGTGTAGTTATTGAAATTGTAAACAGAATCAGTAGCTCTAATGTGGGTTACTTTTATCTCTTTACTTTCTTAATAAAATTGCTCGTATTTGGCCTTAAATATCAAGACATACTATTAGCGCCAGAGGCTCCTGCATTATCAGGTCGTATATCCCTACTAATTCCAATGCTTATATATGTAGCATTTGAAGCATTTTATGCCATTAAACTGGTGCTGCCGATTGACAAGCAGCAGCCATCTGATTTGTCCGAATAAAAACTCAAAAAGAAGTGGGTTTTTAGAAAATCTGTTTAATTTTGCGGCTGAATTTGGATAGGATATGTTAAGAACTTCTTTTTCGATTGCTTTACTAACAATTTTGACCGTTTTCACTGCAAATCTTGCCTTCGCTTCAGAAGGTGAAGAATCTCATAGCGAAGGCGGGAAGGTGAATACACCAGAAGAGATTAATGAATATATTGATCATCACTTAAAAGATTCACACGATTTCACATTGTTTTCTTACGGAACTGACCCAAGAAAACATGTTGGTTTCCCATTGCCGGTGATATTGATTGATGAAGGAGTACACTTCTTTATGTCATCTAAATTCCACCATGGCGAGTCTGTGGCTGAATCTAACGGAAAGTACTACGCACTTTATCATAGTAAAGTGTATAGAACTAATGAAGAGGGTGAAATCAATTTAGACGAAGAAGGGCACCCAACGAATGTAAAACCATTAGACCTTTCAATTTCGAAAAACGTAGTAGGTATGCTATTGGCCGGCCTTCTTTTAATTTGGGGATTTAGGTCTCTAGCTAATAGCTATAAAAAAGGCCCGATACCGACAGGTGTTGGTAGAGTATTGGAGCCATTGGTAATTTACGTGCGTGATGAAATAGCTAAACCAAATATTGGTGAGAAAAGATATAGAGATTTTTCAGGGTTTCTATTAACGGTTTTCTTCTATATCTGGTTGTTAAACCTGATGGGAATGACTCCACTAGGATTTAACGTAACAGGTAACATTGCGGTAACTGTTTGCTTAGCTTTGTTTACTTTTTTCATTGTTCAATTTAATGGTAATAGAAGCTATTGGGTTCATATTTTCTGGATGCCGGGCGTGCCTGTTATTATGAAAATTATTTTAATGCCGGTGGAAGTGCTGGGTATGTTAACTAAGCCATTTTCACTTTTGATACGTCTTTTTGCTAACATGACAGCAGGTCACTTTGTGGTGATGAGTCTGATAGCATTGACGATAACCTTGAAAGCCCAATTTGGCGTTGTGGCTGCTACAGGGATGTCATTCGTATTGGCATTTTTTATAAGCATGATTGAATTGCTAGTAGCTTTTCTTCAAGCCTATATTTTTACGATGTTATCAGCGCTATTCATAGGAATGGCTGTAGCTGATGATCATCATTAATTTGGAACTTTTGTTTAATTAATATAAATCAAATTTTATGTACAATTTAATTGGAGCAGGTTTAATCGTTATCGGAGCTGGTCTTGGATTAGGCCAAATCGGTGGTAAGGCAATGGAAGGTATTTCTAGACAGCCAGAAGCTACAGGTAAAATTCAAACTGCGATGATCATTATTGCGGCATTATTAGAAGGATTAGCCTTCGCTGCGTTGATCTTAGGTAAATAATCCTGCGAGATGTTGTTCAAGGCGATAGGCCTTGAACAGCATTTCTTATTAAACAAAAAACTAAACAAATGGAGCAATTAATAAACGACTTCTCACCGGGCTTGTTCATCATGCAAACGGTGATATTCTTAATTCTACTTTTCATTTTGGTAAAAGTAGCATGGAAGCCTATTTTAAATTCAATCAGAGTTAGAGAAGACTCTATTAAAGATGCATTAGAAGCAGCAGAGAAAGCGAAAGAAGAGATGGCTAAGCTTCAGTCTGATAATCAAAAATTATTAGATGAAGCCAGAAAAGAAAGAGATGGTATTCTTAAAGATGCGAGAGACATTGCTGCTAACCTTAAAGAAGAAGCTAAAACTGAAGCAAATAAAGAAGCTCAGAAAATGATTGAAGATGCTAAGAATGCTATCAATACTGAGAAGCAAGCTGCTTTAGCTGAGGTAAAATCTCAAGTTGCTCAGTTATCGTTAGAGATTACTGAGAAACTTCTTAGAAAAAATCTTTCTAATGATAAGGCTCAGAAAGATTTGATTAAAGAATTTGTAAAAGACGTAAAACTAAACTAAGCGCATGTCTGATATTAGAGTTGCTTCCAGGTATGCCAAATCACTACTAGAACTTGCTGCAGAGCAGAATGTTCTAGACGCTGTTCACAATGACATGGTGAGTCTCGTGAAAGTGTGTGAAGAAAGCAGAGATTTCTATCTGATGCTTAAAAACCCAGTGATTAAGCATGACAAGAAGCGCGCTATTTTACATAAAGTATTCACAAAGGCTAACAAAATAACATTAGCCATTTTCGATATTATTACCAGAAAGAATAGAGAATCTATTTTATTTGAAATAGCTAAACAGTTTGATATTCAATACAATGTTCACATGAGCATAGAGAGAGCTTCTGTAACCACTGCAGTTCCTCTTGATAAAGAATTGAAAAAACAGCTGGAAGATGTTGTTAGAAAAATTTCTAAGCTTGATAAAGTTGATCTTATCGAGAAAGTAGACGAAGAGATCATCGGTGGGTTTATCCTTAAAGTTGGAGACAGACAAATTGATGATTCATTAAGAACGAAATTGAAGGCTTTGGACTTGAAGTTCAGCCAAAACCCATACATAAAAGAATTTTAATTTAAGATAAAAACACAATGGCAGACGTAAGACCAGACGAAGTTTCAGCAATATTAAGAGAGCAACTCTCAGGTGCGAAAACAGAAGCCGAATTAGAGGAAATTGGTACCGTACTAGAAGTAGGTGACGGTGTAGCCAGAATCTACGGTTTATCTAAAGCGCAATCAGGAGAGCTTTTAGAGTTTGAAAACGGACTAAAAGCACTAGTACTTAACCTTGAAGAAGATAACGTAGGTGCGGTACTTTTGGGAGAGTCTAAAGGTATTAAAGAAGGCGACACTGTTAAAAGAACAGGAAGAATCGCTTCGATTAATGTAGGTGAAGGAATGGTAGGAAGAGTAGTAGATACTCTTGGTAACCCTATCGATGGTAAAGGACCAATCGAAGGTGAAACTTTCGAGATGCCATTAGAAAGAAAAGCTCCTGGAGTTATCTATCGTCAGCCGGTAAACGAGCCACTTCAAACGGGTATCAAAGCGATTGACTCGATGATTCCAATTGGAAGAGGACAAAGAGAGTTAATCATTGGTGACCGTCAGACAGGTAAAACTGCTGTGGCAATTGATACCATCATTAACCAAAAGGAATTTTATGAACGTGGCGAGCCTGTTTTCTGTATTTATGTAGCAGTTGCTCAAAAGGCATCAACTGTTGCTAACGTGGTAGCTTCATTAGAAAAAGCTGGTGCAATGAAATATACAGTTGTTG
This genomic window contains:
- a CDS encoding M23 family metallopeptidase encodes the protein MRARKTLSSWLVNRYLLIIRNEENFAEKTTFSFTYAKVILLIVTIFILLMALCLFLVNTLLAQWFDPRHAQMEANKKLYELNVKVDSLAQEVEEKDKFILNFQRVLSGDTTGAFDNYETNIEEENEPLTSAVDVAKLSPVDSQFRQEFEQTDLSLLNFTNAPSNELQEIFFFPPISVGGFISKGYKVREGHFGVDIVAKKNEPIKCVADGTVIMASWTQDSGYVIAVQHRGNLISVYKHNAELLKKVGNFVNAGEIISIIGNTGELTDGPHLHFELWYNGNSVNPEEFITF
- a CDS encoding bactofilin family protein, whose protein sequence is MFASKEDHKVAEEISNSSNIIGKGTVLEGDIETFGNIRIEGKIIGNVKTKSKIALGQSSHVEGNILAQNAEVAGEVKGKIEVTDILILKPTAVIHGDIITNKIIVESGATFNGGCKMGTMNKEIKIGDHGQNPALKPQGAKAV
- a CDS encoding penicillin-binding protein 1A; this translates as MELIEKIKTPSKKVKWAIRIMWIVVFLLLVGLPTYIYTVSIDLGGLYGGMPSLKSLENPENDLSSELISSDGVSLGRYYRFNRSQVTYDELSEDLVNTLLASEDHRYNEHSGIDLKGLLRAVTGVLTFQYAGGGSTITMQLAENLFKTMTENEGHLYKVPGLRQVVIKTKEWIIAARLEKNFTKKEIMAMYLNTVSFGSNAYGIKTASETFFAKSPSELNYQESAVLIGLLQGTTAFSPVYNYDRSFKKRNQVLGKIYRHGHLTKTEFDSLLQSPIDLTSYDVANHNTGLATYFRSMIKYELTLWARNHGYDLYEDGLKIYTTIDSRMQRMAEEAVKSHMTELQKVFNEHWKGKNPWRDLDGREIPNFLESRFKQTPHYNQLVAKYGKGNDSINIIMNTPKPMTVFSWDGEIDTTLSPLDSVKYYKHFLHAGMMSMDPHTGHIKTWVGGINHKYFKYDHVRQGKRQPGSTFKPFVYGAAIENGYPPCYEVTDAMVTFQVVGDPPTWSPPNADGTYGSGEKMTIRQGMARSVNTITAYLMKEIQPRNVVDFAHRVGIESELEAVPSLCLGVNDVSVFELVGAYSTFANMGIHTEPYYITRIEDKNGNVIENFVPKTRQAISQQNAYKMLYMLRGGVEERGGTSQGLSMELKIDNEIGGKTGTTNNASDGWYMGVTKDLVTGVWVGGDERSIHFRSWYLGQGSKTARPIWDKFMRQVYESEELGYEKGRFQQPPGGIDVTLDCSKYATNKSDSIVLEEEPWDPNSIQ
- the atpB gene encoding F0F1 ATP synthase subunit A, whose amino-acid sequence is MTVFTANLAFASEGEESHSEGGKVNTPEEINEYIDHHLKDSHDFTLFSYGTDPRKHVGFPLPVILIDEGVHFFMSSKFHHGESVAESNGKYYALYHSKVYRTNEEGEINLDEEGHPTNVKPLDLSISKNVVGMLLAGLLLIWGFRSLANSYKKGPIPTGVGRVLEPLVIYVRDEIAKPNIGEKRYRDFSGFLLTVFFYIWLLNLMGMTPLGFNVTGNIAVTVCLALFTFFIVQFNGNRSYWVHIFWMPGVPVIMKIILMPVEVLGMLTKPFSLLIRLFANMTAGHFVVMSLIALTITLKAQFGVVAATGMSFVLAFFISMIELLVAFLQAYIFTMLSALFIGMAVADDHH
- the porW gene encoding type IX secretion system periplasmic lipoprotein PorW/SprE — encoded protein: MLAKSPFAYFFYLCLIIFLFSCSAERKNILSKTYHNTTARYNAYYYAKKRIKEVEAILKDNYDNDYNNVLKIYPKIDTALANTYQEQIDDCIKKASIAIQRHKNSKWVDDSYIYIGRARHYSLEYVNAIETYKFVNTKSEDDDARHEALARLLRVFVDSKEFENAVAVEDYIKKETLNKKNQKLLHINKAHHYQVVENYDKMVENLVKAAPMLKKKDGKGRIYFIIGQIYQKLGFDAEAFNYYKKCLASNPEYELDFYCRLNMAQVTQLGKSSDVKAARKLLNTLLKDSKNKEYKDKIYYEMAQFEFKQNNLDKAIEYYKSSVENSISNPRQKGQSFLRLGEVYYDSIRNYELAQAYYDSAVQSLPPDYENIEKIKERKDILNEFVKQLNTIELQDSLLMLSELDTATLSAKLNTIIEEEKAKKQAEEERLKREQRRTRQFNNFNQNSGISSTAWYFGNPSAVAQGQAEFIRIWGNRPLEDNWRRSNKSSAQSYNETNLSDVVRPQDVVVNTDSIERVSSANKFDQMYAAIPFSEEARAESLSKIENAYYKLGNIYKFQLEEDLNAAGAFETLTNRFPKTEYLAEAWYQLYLIYKSFDDPRNETYKANILSKFPNSIYAKLIENPNYTEESTVANEKLKKVYEIAYKYYQQDKIDTSRYIIDQALNKYDEALFTANLQLLKVLLIGKTEDITLYQYELGEFITNYPDSELKPYAEKLLESSRSFQEKKRKRLGTQYVQYLEQWHYFVLAYEIKSNLSDPITNAINSFNTSSQFDGLKTSNLILNDEYALILVSDFEDKQEALSYYNSFLKQDPIKEPIRDSKFYKFVITKDNFNIFYQSKEIDTYLSFFTKNYLNGTN
- the atpE gene encoding ATP synthase F0 subunit C, coding for MYNLIGAGLIVIGAGLGLGQIGGKAMEGISRQPEATGKIQTAMIIIAALLEGLAFAALILGK
- a CDS encoding F0F1 ATP synthase subunit B; the protein is MEQLINDFSPGLFIMQTVIFLILLFILVKVAWKPILNSIRVREDSIKDALEAAEKAKEEMAKLQSDNQKLLDEARKERDGILKDARDIAANLKEEAKTEANKEAQKMIEDAKNAINTEKQAALAEVKSQVAQLSLEITEKLLRKNLSNDKAQKDLIKEFVKDVKLN
- a CDS encoding DUF6168 family protein; translation: MIKRLLSFNIISAILGILVFVIHGYVLSNLDTVLSYSLAGAYVFFQLYFTLFSVVIEIVNRISSSNVGYFYLFTFLIKLLVFGLKYQDILLAPEAPALSGRISLLIPMLIYVAFEAFYAIKLVLPIDKQQPSDLSE
- the atpH gene encoding ATP synthase F1 subunit delta gives rise to the protein MSDIRVASRYAKSLLELAAEQNVLDAVHNDMVSLVKVCEESRDFYLMLKNPVIKHDKKRAILHKVFTKANKITLAIFDIITRKNRESILFEIAKQFDIQYNVHMSIERASVTTAVPLDKELKKQLEDVVRKISKLDKVDLIEKVDEEIIGGFILKVGDRQIDDSLRTKLKALDLKFSQNPYIKEF
- a CDS encoding AtpZ/AtpI family protein, whose amino-acid sequence is MGKTPPSNPREPKQYNSFLKYTGLAIQMGVVIYLGNLLGVYLDEKYENVNGLYEKLVTLVTVFLSIIMVIRQVIGDSRD